The following DNA comes from Hahella chejuensis KCTC 2396.
GGCCCTTACGATAAAAGAGAGCATGCGCAGGAAGGTCTGTCCGCCTACCTCTGTTATCTTCACGCCGCAGGCTGATGCGGCGGCATTATCCGCCATCATGTATTTCCGGCAATAAATCCAATATTTCTCATCCACAAGTTCTGTAGTGAGCGTCCTGACGGATGTAACTACAGAACTTCCGTCGTCCTTCCTTTTCTTGCAGTTTTTCTGCTCCCAGATTCGCCAGACAACGTTGGCTTCGCATTTCAACCTGAGAAGAATATGCGGATTCCCGCCCACCGCTAACCAGCGAAATGGGTGGATTCCCACCCATTTAGAAATCCCACTGTTCCGACAAAATCCCGTAACACGCTGTTATTACTAAAATTTCACGTTAATTCAAAAATTGGCCCAGAGGTTGCTCTTATGTAATCGACTATGGCTTTCGCCTAACCCCAACAAAAACAAAATGTGAGGTATAACATGCGATTCAAAAAACTCCTGACGGCCCTTGTTGGCGCCACCCTGTCTTTCTCTGTTTTCGCCGCCCCTCTCCAAATCAAGTTTTCCCACGTTGTAGCGGAAAACACTCCCAAGGGACAGATGGCGATCAAGTTCAAACAACTGGTGGAAGAACGCCTGCCGGGCAAAGTTGAAGTAAAAGTGTTCCCCAACTCCCAGCTGTTCGGTGACGACAACGTGCTGGAGGCCATGCTGCTGGGCGACGTACAGTTGGCTGCGCCATCTCTGTCCAAGTTCGACAATTACACCAAAAAACTGCAAGTCTTCGACCTGCCTTTCCTGTTCCAGGATATGGAGGCGGTAGAGCGCTTCCAAAACGGCCCCGCCGGTCAGGAACTGCTGTCCGCGCTGGAGCGTAAGGGGCTGGTTGGTCTGGGTTACCTGCACAACGGCATGAAGCAGCTGTCCGCCAATAGCCCGGTTCGCGTGCCCGCGGACATCGCCGGTAAGAAATTCCGCATCCAGACTTCCGACGTACTGGCGGCGCAATTCGAAGCCGTCAAAGCGGTGCCTGTGAAAAAGCCGTTCTCTGAAGTGTTCACACTGCTGCAGACCAACGCTATCGACGGTCAGGAAAACACTTGGTCTAATATCTATTCCAAAAAGTTCTATGAAGTTCAGGACCACATCACTGAGTCCAACCACGGTCTGCTGGACTACCTGGTGGTGACCTCCAAAGAGTTCTGGATGGAGCTGCCTGACGACATGCGCGACGTCATCAAAAAGAGCCTGGACGAGTCCATCGCCTACGGCAACAGCATCGCTGCGGAGAAAGACAATAGCGATAAAGAAGAAATCATCGCTTCCCGTCGCACCAAGGTGACCTCTCTG
Coding sequences within:
- a CDS encoding TRAP transporter substrate-binding protein — its product is MRFKKLLTALVGATLSFSVFAAPLQIKFSHVVAENTPKGQMAIKFKQLVEERLPGKVEVKVFPNSQLFGDDNVLEAMLLGDVQLAAPSLSKFDNYTKKLQVFDLPFLFQDMEAVERFQNGPAGQELLSALERKGLVGLGYLHNGMKQLSANSPVRVPADIAGKKFRIQTSDVLAAQFEAVKAVPVKKPFSEVFTLLQTNAIDGQENTWSNIYSKKFYEVQDHITESNHGLLDYLVVTSKEFWMELPDDMRDVIKKSLDESIAYGNSIAAEKDNSDKEEIIASRRTKVTSLTPEERKQWVDAMKPVWKKFEKEIGADVIKAAEASNQ